In Candidatus Promineifilum breve, one genomic interval encodes:
- a CDS encoding MDR/zinc-dependent alcohol dehydrogenase-like family protein yields the protein MQALTLHAGCLAFQADWPAPTPGPDEALIRVTLAGVCSTDLEMVKGYVAGFSGVLGHEFVGVVERTGAAETAEWIGRRVVGSINIGCRRCRVCLGEGPEHCPNRTTLGIHNRDGVFADLVTLPVVNLLPVPQSVADEAAVFTEPLAAALRIREQIKLRPTDRIAVVGPGRLGLLVAQVLALGAGDVVVLGRRPESLALPARLGLRTGLVDEQPDDSADLVVEATGNDAGFAHSLRIVRPQGTLVLKSTFHGNADVNLTKLVVGEIAVRGSRCGPFAPALRLLEASVGGDTAARLGVQVRPLIDAEYLLRDGLRAFDHAARPGARKVLLRPT from the coding sequence ATGCAAGCTCTGACGCTCCATGCCGGTTGCCTGGCCTTTCAGGCCGATTGGCCCGCGCCCACGCCCGGCCCCGACGAGGCGCTTATCCGCGTCACGCTGGCCGGCGTTTGCTCGACCGATCTGGAGATGGTCAAGGGGTACGTGGCCGGGTTCAGCGGCGTGCTGGGCCACGAGTTCGTCGGCGTCGTGGAGCGCACCGGCGCGGCCGAGACGGCGGAATGGATTGGGCGGCGCGTCGTCGGCTCGATCAATATCGGCTGCCGGCGCTGCCGGGTCTGTCTGGGCGAGGGGCCGGAGCACTGCCCCAACCGCACGACGCTGGGCATCCACAACCGGGATGGTGTCTTTGCCGACCTGGTGACATTGCCGGTTGTCAATCTGTTGCCCGTGCCGCAGAGCGTGGCCGACGAGGCAGCCGTCTTCACCGAGCCATTGGCCGCCGCGCTGCGCATTCGTGAGCAGATCAAACTGCGGCCGACAGACCGCATCGCGGTGGTCGGGCCGGGGCGGTTGGGCTTGCTGGTGGCCCAGGTGCTGGCCCTCGGCGCGGGCGACGTGGTCGTGCTGGGGCGGCGGCCGGAATCGCTGGCGCTGCCGGCGCGGCTGGGGCTGCGGACAGGGCTGGTCGATGAACAGCCGGATGATTCGGCCGATCTGGTGGTCGAGGCGACGGGCAACGACGCCGGGTTCGCCCATTCGCTGCGCATTGTCCGGCCGCAGGGCACGCTGGTGCTCAAGAGCACCTTCCACGGCAACGCCGACGTCAACCTGACCAAGCTGGTCGTGGGCGAGATCGCCGTGCGGGGGTCGCGCTGCGGGCCGTTTGCGCCGGCGTTGCGCTTGCTGGAAGCCAGCGTGGGCGGCGACACGGCCGCGCGGCTGGGCGTGCAGGTGCGCCCGCTCATTGACGCCGAATACCTTCTGCGCGACGGTCTGCGCGCCTTCGACCACGCCGCCCGGCCCGGCGCGCGCAAAGTCCTGCTGCGCCCCACCTAG